Proteins encoded within one genomic window of Mycolicibacterium monacense:
- a CDS encoding CaiB/BaiF CoA-transferase family protein, with protein sequence MPEVGSASGGPLAGLVVADLSTTLPGAQATQFLADCGAEVIMVEPPDGSPLRDLAGWPALLRGKRSVTLDLHDDADLDRLRTLLGRADVMVNTMRPTTAERLGLTHDALSAAYPRLVVATITGWGSTGPFRDYKGWEALVMAKTGVMHEKRGLAPRPGPAYITFAYASWGAAHAAVQGVLAALLERETSGCGQAVETNLVTGMGSMDPYNWFYEMVLERYPGAFEPMDAAYDDQGRPQAYLIYALLVCPTKDGRWLQFAQVSPKLIGAWLTELDLLKELANPKWQGFPMLPTAELRTEWWDMMIERVGSRTLAEWQQAMAENPDLSGELFRTPEDSLDHPQTAYEGRSVTVTDPELGPVRQPSTLIHADGRPLTELRPAPRLGEHNEALSVANWDEPVPSVPGSAPDDPPLKGVTVLEFGSMFAGPYGATLLADLGARVIKVEPLEGDNIRNLVAFPEAGGAKVLQGKESVAIDFTKPEGLDLVYELAKRSDIVLQCFRGKAAERSKIDEASLKAVNPDLAFVTTSGYGVDGPFAHRAAYAPSVGAASGIALIDSHDPGDAPADLDDLHRRAVQLHAGGAVPAVQSDGIAAHGVGSALLVALYAKRRGTILSNVVTTMLGTVQQAMIPYNASYAARPANPAADDQFFGMSALYRMYPAVDGYVFLAAPLPREWPALAKALSPYVDLHADERFADADSRAAHDDDLVAALTPVFATKTKLEWERELSAQDVGCVEVVEANSELVLQTDPYFEAGYAVEAVSPIFEEHRRLAPLCRFSRSRTKAEAGCTIGQHTDAVLRELGLDEAAIADLRAKEVIGGS encoded by the coding sequence ATGCCGGAAGTCGGCTCGGCGTCGGGTGGTCCACTGGCCGGCCTGGTGGTCGCCGACCTGTCGACGACCCTGCCAGGGGCTCAGGCGACGCAGTTCCTCGCCGACTGCGGTGCCGAGGTGATCATGGTGGAGCCGCCGGACGGTAGCCCGTTGCGGGACCTCGCCGGTTGGCCCGCACTGTTGCGCGGCAAGCGCAGCGTGACTCTCGATCTGCACGACGACGCCGACCTGGACCGGTTGCGGACCCTGCTGGGTCGGGCCGACGTCATGGTGAACACCATGCGGCCCACCACGGCGGAGCGCCTCGGCCTCACCCACGACGCGTTGTCGGCGGCGTACCCGCGACTCGTGGTGGCAACGATCACCGGGTGGGGTTCCACCGGACCGTTCCGCGACTACAAGGGCTGGGAGGCCCTGGTGATGGCGAAGACCGGCGTCATGCACGAGAAACGGGGACTTGCCCCGCGGCCCGGGCCGGCGTACATCACCTTCGCCTACGCGTCTTGGGGCGCGGCTCACGCCGCCGTCCAGGGCGTGCTGGCCGCGCTTCTCGAGCGGGAGACCAGCGGGTGCGGCCAGGCCGTCGAGACCAACCTGGTCACCGGCATGGGTTCGATGGATCCGTACAACTGGTTCTACGAGATGGTGCTCGAACGGTATCCGGGGGCCTTCGAGCCGATGGACGCCGCCTACGACGATCAGGGCCGGCCCCAGGCCTACCTCATCTACGCACTCCTGGTGTGTCCCACCAAGGACGGTCGGTGGCTGCAGTTCGCTCAGGTGTCACCCAAGTTGATCGGCGCGTGGCTCACCGAGCTGGACCTGCTGAAGGAACTCGCCAACCCGAAGTGGCAGGGCTTCCCCATGCTGCCGACCGCCGAGCTGCGCACCGAGTGGTGGGACATGATGATCGAGCGGGTGGGGTCGCGCACGCTCGCCGAATGGCAGCAGGCGATGGCGGAGAACCCCGACCTCAGCGGCGAACTGTTCCGCACTCCCGAGGATTCCCTGGACCACCCTCAAACGGCATACGAGGGCCGGTCAGTCACCGTGACGGACCCCGAGCTCGGGCCGGTGCGCCAGCCGTCGACCCTCATTCACGCAGACGGCAGGCCGTTGACCGAGCTTCGACCGGCTCCGCGACTCGGCGAGCACAACGAGGCCTTGTCCGTCGCGAATTGGGATGAACCCGTGCCGAGTGTCCCTGGCTCTGCCCCCGATGACCCGCCGCTGAAGGGCGTGACGGTGCTCGAGTTCGGCAGCATGTTCGCAGGCCCGTACGGCGCGACGTTGTTGGCCGATCTGGGTGCCCGCGTCATCAAGGTCGAACCGCTTGAGGGCGACAACATCCGCAACCTAGTCGCGTTCCCCGAAGCCGGCGGCGCAAAGGTGTTGCAGGGCAAGGAAAGCGTCGCGATCGACTTCACCAAGCCCGAGGGTCTCGACCTGGTCTACGAACTTGCGAAGCGGTCCGACATCGTGCTGCAGTGCTTCCGCGGGAAGGCAGCCGAACGGTCGAAGATCGATGAGGCCTCACTCAAGGCGGTCAACCCGGACCTGGCCTTCGTGACGACGTCCGGGTACGGCGTCGACGGGCCGTTCGCGCACCGCGCCGCCTACGCACCGTCCGTCGGTGCGGCATCCGGGATTGCGCTCATCGACAGCCACGATCCGGGCGATGCTCCCGCCGACCTCGACGATCTCCACCGCCGGGCGGTCCAACTCCACGCGGGCGGAGCCGTCCCGGCCGTGCAGTCTGATGGCATCGCGGCGCACGGTGTCGGCTCGGCTCTGCTGGTCGCGCTGTACGCCAAGCGTCGCGGAACGATTCTGTCGAACGTGGTCACCACCATGCTCGGCACCGTGCAGCAGGCGATGATCCCCTACAACGCGAGCTATGCCGCGCGCCCGGCGAATCCGGCCGCCGACGACCAGTTCTTCGGCATGAGCGCGCTCTACCGGATGTACCCCGCGGTCGACGGCTACGTCTTCCTCGCCGCGCCGCTACCGCGTGAATGGCCCGCGTTGGCAAAGGCCTTGTCGCCCTACGTCGACCTCCATGCCGACGAACGCTTCGCCGACGCCGACTCCCGCGCCGCCCACGACGACGACCTGGTCGCTGCGCTGACCCCCGTATTCGCGACCAAGACCAAGCTGGAGTGGGAGCGCGAACTGTCCGCTCAGGACGTCGGTTGCGTCGAGGTCGTCGAGGCCAACTCCGAACTGGTGCTGCAGACCGATCCGTACTTCGAAGCCGGATACGCGGTGGAAGCGGTCAGCCCGATCTTCGAGGAGCACCGTCGGTTGGCGCCGCTGTGCCGGTTCTCGCGGTCGCGCACGAAGGCCGAGGCGGGCTGCACCATCGGCCAGCACACCGATGCGGTGCTTCGTGAGCTGGGACTGGACGAGGCCGCGATCGCCGACCTGAGAGCCAAGGAGGTCATCGGCGGTAGCTGA
- a CDS encoding TetR/AcrR family transcriptional regulator: protein MTELGIESGAGARRRNASGESTRVMLMEVAERLFATRGIEAVTLREIQQAAGQSNTSVIRYHFGSRDGLIRALVSYRQASLGKDRREMLATMREQGKEADPRAVVWLLVRPMANSIANGEMFVPFLARLSEDPRARNDYWPDHVDDDWTQEKLEELVDAALQDLPERVRRGRTFQLYISLINVLAAAARSGHGLSEAQLHNYVDTWVGMLTAPVSYETRALIADDHS from the coding sequence ATGACGGAGCTGGGCATTGAATCGGGCGCTGGTGCGCGCCGGCGCAATGCCTCGGGTGAGTCGACGCGGGTGATGCTGATGGAGGTCGCCGAGCGGCTGTTCGCGACGCGCGGCATCGAAGCGGTGACGCTGCGGGAGATACAGCAGGCCGCCGGGCAGTCCAACACCTCGGTCATCCGCTACCACTTCGGCTCTCGCGACGGACTGATCCGTGCGCTCGTCTCATACCGCCAGGCGTCCCTCGGGAAGGATCGCCGCGAAATGCTCGCGACCATGCGTGAGCAGGGCAAGGAAGCCGATCCCCGCGCGGTGGTGTGGCTGCTGGTTCGCCCTATGGCGAACAGCATCGCGAACGGCGAGATGTTCGTGCCTTTCCTGGCCCGGCTGAGCGAGGATCCGCGGGCGCGCAACGACTACTGGCCGGATCACGTGGACGACGATTGGACCCAGGAGAAGCTGGAGGAACTGGTCGACGCCGCGTTGCAGGACCTGCCAGAGCGGGTCCGGCGTGGACGGACGTTCCAGCTGTACATCAGCCTGATCAACGTGCTGGCCGCGGCCGCCCGGTCGGGGCACGGACTCAGTGAGGCACAGCTGCACAACTACGTGGACACCTGGGTCGGCATGCTGACCGCGCCGGTGTCGTACGAGACCCGTGCGCTGATCGCCGACGACCACTCCTGA
- a CDS encoding amidohydrolase family protein — MSMIWTNSGDSHFLEPDDLWRSRLPKRLAELTPHAEKDPDGEYETVSVDGQIFRRKLPSSAMTAFIEESMKPQGIRDARARLGDLDKEGVWGEVIFPSLGMWASTFRTPELLKACMRASNEWALEEICAVSPRYVVTAQVSTLVVEDAVEELHWAADNGFKAVFLPTTPHPSAPDWHRKEWEPFWAAAEEAGMVIAFHIGTDPVDMTVGGASGGAGQVYRGPGGAIMNYAETTFSGQRAAMKMVASGALDRHENLRVLISEGGATWVPFLGDRLLEGYRQHHMAVRPKLSRNPKEILYSQVYASFQHDETAVAAFEHMGYKNVMFGSDYPHMEGTFGHTQDTLKGLFDGISDETRLRITQGTFYELFPDVPPVPAEKF, encoded by the coding sequence ATGAGCATGATCTGGACGAACTCGGGCGACTCCCACTTCCTCGAACCCGATGACCTGTGGCGGTCCCGGCTACCCAAACGGCTCGCCGAGCTGACGCCACATGCCGAGAAGGATCCCGACGGCGAGTACGAAACCGTCTCGGTCGACGGCCAGATCTTCCGGCGCAAGCTGCCGTCGTCGGCGATGACAGCCTTCATCGAGGAAAGCATGAAGCCGCAAGGCATCCGCGACGCCAGGGCACGGCTGGGCGACCTGGACAAAGAGGGTGTCTGGGGGGAGGTGATCTTCCCGTCGTTGGGCATGTGGGCCTCCACTTTCCGCACCCCCGAACTCCTCAAGGCGTGCATGCGGGCCAGCAACGAGTGGGCCCTGGAGGAGATCTGCGCGGTGTCGCCGCGGTACGTGGTGACCGCACAGGTGTCGACCCTGGTCGTGGAGGATGCGGTCGAGGAATTGCACTGGGCCGCGGACAACGGCTTCAAGGCGGTCTTCCTGCCGACCACACCGCATCCCAGCGCGCCGGACTGGCACCGCAAGGAGTGGGAACCGTTCTGGGCCGCCGCCGAGGAAGCGGGCATGGTCATCGCCTTCCACATCGGCACCGACCCCGTCGACATGACCGTGGGCGGCGCATCGGGCGGGGCGGGGCAGGTGTATCGCGGCCCGGGTGGCGCGATCATGAACTACGCGGAGACGACGTTCTCCGGTCAGCGGGCGGCGATGAAGATGGTGGCCTCCGGCGCCTTGGACCGCCACGAAAACCTCAGGGTGCTGATCTCCGAGGGCGGGGCGACGTGGGTGCCGTTCCTCGGTGACCGCCTTTTGGAGGGCTACCGGCAGCACCACATGGCCGTGCGGCCCAAGCTGAGCCGCAACCCGAAGGAGATCCTCTACAGCCAGGTCTACGCGTCGTTCCAGCACGACGAGACCGCGGTCGCCGCGTTCGAGCACATGGGCTACAAGAACGTGATGTTCGGCAGCGACTACCCGCATATGGAGGGCACCTTCGGTCACACCCAGGACACCTTGAAGGGACTCTTCGACGGCATCAGTGACGAGACTCGACTGCGCATCACCCAGGGCACGTTCTACGAACTGTTCCCCGACGTCCCGCCCGTCCCAGCCGAAAAGTTCTGA
- a CDS encoding thiolase C-terminal domain-containing protein yields the protein MKTGLRDVAIVGIGATPYYKRGGSLPKSITELAGEAILAACQDAGLTAAEIDGFAYYSGASAGYTEKMDTADFVETLGIPEVRFTAALTSGGGGSAGAIGLARAAIVAGDASVVVTVMALQQSKQRLGSVFSAMDPDPINSFLQPSGLFGPGQLMSVLARRHMHLYGTRREAFAEIALSTRSNALNRPKAMHRQPLTLDDYFNARMIAEPLCLYDFCQETDGAVAVITTSIDRAKDLKQPPVPVVAAAHGGVRDWGRAFAWMGMPDEYFASSGNAPIAKRLYEQAGISAADIDVALLYDHFSPMVLMQLEDYGFCGKGEGGAFVESGAIRYDGGSIPVNTHGGQLSEAYIIGMTHIMEGVEQMRGTAVNQVLDAELALVTGGPASLPVSGLILGKAA from the coding sequence ATGAAGACCGGCTTGCGCGACGTCGCCATCGTCGGCATCGGTGCTACGCCCTACTACAAGCGGGGCGGCTCGTTGCCCAAGTCGATCACCGAGCTTGCCGGCGAGGCGATCTTGGCCGCCTGCCAGGACGCCGGTCTGACGGCCGCCGAGATCGACGGCTTCGCGTACTACTCGGGCGCCAGCGCGGGCTACACCGAGAAGATGGACACCGCCGACTTCGTTGAGACCCTGGGCATTCCGGAGGTCCGGTTCACCGCCGCGCTGACCTCCGGTGGGGGTGGCTCGGCGGGCGCGATCGGGCTGGCCCGGGCGGCCATCGTGGCGGGCGATGCCTCGGTGGTGGTCACGGTGATGGCACTGCAGCAGTCCAAACAGCGGTTGGGGTCGGTGTTCTCGGCGATGGACCCTGATCCGATCAACTCGTTCTTGCAGCCGTCGGGACTGTTCGGCCCAGGTCAGCTGATGTCGGTGTTGGCGCGCCGGCACATGCACCTCTACGGCACCCGCCGTGAGGCATTCGCCGAGATTGCGCTCTCGACGCGGAGCAATGCGTTGAATCGCCCGAAGGCCATGCACCGCCAACCACTTACGTTGGACGACTACTTCAACGCGCGGATGATCGCAGAACCTCTGTGTCTCTATGACTTCTGCCAGGAGACGGACGGCGCCGTCGCGGTGATCACCACCAGCATTGATCGGGCGAAGGATCTGAAGCAGCCTCCGGTGCCGGTGGTCGCCGCCGCCCACGGCGGGGTTCGCGACTGGGGGAGGGCGTTCGCCTGGATGGGCATGCCCGACGAATACTTCGCATCCTCGGGCAATGCGCCCATCGCCAAGCGGCTCTACGAGCAGGCGGGTATCAGCGCGGCCGACATCGACGTGGCCCTGCTCTACGACCACTTCAGCCCGATGGTCCTGATGCAGCTCGAGGACTACGGGTTCTGCGGCAAGGGGGAGGGTGGCGCGTTCGTCGAGAGCGGCGCCATCCGGTATGACGGCGGCTCGATTCCGGTCAACACCCACGGCGGTCAGCTCTCCGAGGCCTACATCATCGGGATGACCCACATCATGGAAGGAGTCGAGCAGATGCGCGGCACCGCCGTTAATCAGGTCCTCGACGCCGAACTCGCGCTGGTCACTGGCGGACCGGCGAGCCTGCCCGTCAGTGGGCTGATCCTGGGGAAGGCCGCGTGA
- a CDS encoding Zn-ribbon domain-containing OB-fold protein has protein sequence MSTAAVNRSTTLPGEHVRIAVNKDTEPFWQAAKERRLVAPQCADCHTFRLPPTPFCPSCQSKTVNWVELSGEAVVYSFAVVHGFPGMPDLVLVPAVLDLPDAPGARLVSNIIDVAPAEVQIDMRVRVDFTAIADGWMLPVFRVGTADRIEE, from the coding sequence GTGAGCACCGCTGCGGTCAACCGGTCCACCACGCTCCCCGGCGAGCACGTCCGGATCGCGGTCAACAAGGACACCGAGCCGTTCTGGCAGGCTGCGAAGGAACGTCGGCTGGTCGCGCCGCAGTGCGCCGACTGCCACACCTTCCGCCTGCCGCCGACCCCGTTCTGCCCCTCCTGCCAGTCGAAGACCGTCAACTGGGTCGAACTCAGCGGCGAGGCCGTCGTTTACAGCTTCGCCGTCGTGCACGGATTCCCCGGCATGCCCGATCTCGTGCTCGTGCCCGCGGTGCTCGACCTGCCCGACGCCCCGGGTGCGCGACTGGTGTCCAACATCATTGACGTCGCACCCGCCGAGGTGCAGATCGACATGCGGGTGCGCGTGGACTTCACCGCGATCGCCGACGGGTGGATGCTGCCGGTGTTCCGGGTCGGCACAGCCGACAGGATTGAGGAGTAG
- a CDS encoding cytochrome P450, giving the protein MNTPDSPALTHFRLLDECQDEARPVFRNTEAGMDYWVFTENAVILDGLQHPELWSSSVIVPTEPEPPYKWIPIMIDPPDHAKWRQVLAEYFSPGRVKGLRGAQQKLAGELIDQLASEQGCDFVERIARVFPSTVFLTIMGMPVEDLEKFLAWEDMILHQSGVGEEVNATRLEGMTHVMGYFSELIQQRRENRDPDADDIVSKAIDWTIDGEPINDLELLNCLLLLFMAGLDTVSNQLSYAMLHLATHPGDRARIVADPELIPRAVEEILRVYPIVQTARKATQDMDFHGCPVKAGDMASFSLAFAGRDEEAYPDARTVDLDRGVTRHLSFGGGPHRCLGSHLARQELAVVLEEWHKRIPDYELAGEPIEHGGQVFGVDSLNLTWR; this is encoded by the coding sequence ATGAATACTCCTGACTCGCCGGCGCTGACGCACTTCCGCCTGCTAGACGAATGTCAGGACGAGGCCAGGCCGGTCTTCCGCAACACCGAGGCCGGCATGGATTACTGGGTGTTCACCGAGAACGCGGTGATCCTGGACGGATTGCAGCATCCGGAGCTCTGGTCCAGCAGCGTCATCGTGCCGACGGAGCCGGAGCCGCCTTACAAGTGGATCCCGATCATGATCGACCCGCCCGACCATGCCAAGTGGCGCCAGGTGCTGGCGGAGTACTTCTCGCCCGGCCGCGTCAAGGGTCTGCGCGGGGCACAGCAGAAGCTGGCCGGCGAACTCATCGACCAGCTCGCAAGCGAGCAGGGGTGCGACTTCGTGGAACGGATCGCGCGGGTGTTCCCGTCGACCGTCTTCCTGACGATCATGGGCATGCCCGTCGAGGATCTCGAGAAGTTCCTGGCGTGGGAGGACATGATCTTGCATCAGAGCGGCGTGGGCGAGGAGGTCAACGCCACCCGGCTCGAGGGCATGACGCACGTGATGGGCTACTTCTCCGAGCTGATTCAACAGCGCCGTGAGAACCGGGACCCGGATGCCGACGACATCGTCAGCAAGGCCATCGACTGGACCATCGACGGGGAACCGATCAACGACCTGGAGCTGCTCAACTGCCTCCTGCTGTTGTTCATGGCCGGACTCGACACGGTCTCCAACCAGCTGTCCTACGCGATGTTGCACCTGGCCACCCATCCGGGCGACCGCGCCAGGATCGTCGCCGACCCAGAGCTCATCCCAAGAGCGGTCGAGGAGATCCTCCGCGTCTATCCCATCGTGCAGACCGCCCGAAAAGCCACTCAGGACATGGACTTCCACGGCTGCCCTGTGAAGGCGGGCGACATGGCGTCCTTTTCGTTGGCATTCGCAGGCCGGGACGAGGAGGCCTACCCGGACGCCCGCACAGTCGACCTCGACCGCGGCGTCACGCGTCACCTGTCCTTCGGCGGCGGCCCACACCGTTGCCTCGGCTCGCACCTCGCCCGGCAGGAGCTGGCCGTCGTCCTGGAGGAGTGGCACAAGCGCATTCCGGACTACGAACTCGCTGGGGAGCCCATCGAGCACGGCGGACAGGTGTTCGGCGTGGATTCGCTGAACCTGACGTGGCGCTGA
- a CDS encoding alpha/beta hydrolase produces the protein MLLCLAGGTYDKQYWHLDVDGHPGYSFGEHLADSGFVVIAVDHLGIGESDDPIASGSLGLELLAKGDAEVARQVRERLRCGEIHDQLPVTLPLVGVGHSMGACLTTMVQAMGHPYDAVALLGYGVQITNVYQDTADEADLEARIQQTIAAACQLTGAKPTDIHTFAPRAYLADLFYAGEVPQDVIDADTAAQSRVPVRAAAEVTTPGFVANYASQLDVPVFLAFGAALDVSPNPHAEPINYIGSPDVTLHVVPHSGHCHNFSSHRSRLWDRIARWVPTVVPVGETVDA, from the coding sequence GTGCTTCTGTGTTTGGCCGGAGGCACGTACGACAAGCAGTACTGGCACCTCGATGTCGACGGCCATCCCGGATACAGCTTCGGCGAACACCTGGCCGACTCGGGGTTCGTCGTGATCGCGGTCGACCACCTCGGGATCGGGGAGAGTGACGACCCGATCGCGTCGGGATCCCTGGGCCTGGAATTACTCGCGAAGGGCGATGCCGAAGTTGCCCGCCAGGTTCGGGAACGACTGCGATGCGGTGAGATTCACGACCAGCTTCCGGTCACCCTCCCGCTGGTGGGCGTCGGCCATTCGATGGGCGCCTGTCTGACGACGATGGTGCAGGCTATGGGCCACCCGTACGACGCCGTCGCGCTGCTGGGCTACGGCGTGCAGATCACCAACGTGTACCAGGACACCGCCGACGAGGCCGATCTGGAAGCTCGAATTCAACAGACCATCGCCGCGGCTTGTCAGTTGACCGGTGCCAAGCCCACCGACATCCACACCTTCGCGCCTCGGGCGTACCTCGCGGATCTGTTCTATGCAGGCGAGGTTCCGCAGGACGTCATCGATGCGGACACCGCAGCACAAAGCCGGGTACCGGTGCGAGCGGCGGCCGAGGTCACCACCCCGGGATTCGTTGCGAATTACGCTTCGCAGCTTGACGTGCCCGTCTTCCTCGCGTTTGGCGCGGCACTGGACGTATCGCCGAACCCGCATGCCGAGCCGATCAACTACATCGGTTCCCCGGACGTGACCTTGCACGTCGTACCGCATTCGGGGCACTGTCACAACTTTTCAAGCCACCGCAGCCGGCTGTGGGACCGCATCGCTCGATGGGTGCCGACCGTCGTCCCGGTCGGCGAAACAGTCGACGCTTAG
- a CDS encoding NAD(P)-dependent oxidoreductase encodes MADTVGFLGAGQLGEPMVERLLGAGHDVLVYARREDARRRLEAKGAALADSVADLAHRSDVLISCLFSDAQLRETGLGPDGFIANAKPGAVFVSHTTGTVATLAALRDHSSSGPVVLDAPVSGTADDIAAGTLTVLLGGPGDAVAAVTPVLAAYADPVVPTGTLGSALALKLINNLLFAANAQLLAAATELGTQLGVDPDVLLSTLQVCSAGSHAAAHAERIGGMDRFAELAGPFLRKDIAACREAAAEARVGLGLLGTAVREGPLALDDVDSTTERTR; translated from the coding sequence GTGGCCGATACAGTCGGGTTCCTCGGTGCGGGGCAACTCGGAGAACCGATGGTCGAGCGTCTGCTCGGCGCCGGCCACGACGTCTTGGTGTACGCCAGACGCGAGGACGCCCGGCGCCGACTAGAAGCCAAGGGCGCGGCGCTGGCCGATTCGGTCGCCGACCTGGCCCACCGAAGCGACGTGCTCATCTCGTGCCTGTTCTCCGATGCGCAGCTTCGCGAAACCGGGCTCGGCCCAGACGGATTCATCGCCAACGCGAAGCCCGGTGCTGTGTTCGTCTCACACACCACCGGGACCGTGGCCACCCTCGCGGCGTTGCGGGACCATTCGTCCTCCGGCCCGGTCGTGCTCGACGCGCCCGTCAGCGGTACCGCGGACGACATCGCTGCAGGCACATTGACCGTGCTGCTCGGGGGGCCGGGGGACGCCGTTGCCGCCGTGACGCCAGTCCTGGCCGCCTACGCCGATCCGGTGGTACCGACCGGCACGCTCGGCAGTGCTTTGGCGCTCAAGCTGATCAACAACCTGTTGTTCGCCGCCAACGCTCAACTCCTGGCAGCGGCAACGGAACTGGGCACACAGCTGGGCGTCGACCCGGACGTGCTGTTGTCCACGCTGCAGGTGTGCAGCGCAGGTAGCCATGCGGCGGCGCACGCTGAGCGCATCGGTGGCATGGACCGATTCGCTGAGCTGGCCGGACCTTTCTTGCGAAAGGACATCGCGGCGTGCCGCGAGGCTGCGGCCGAGGCCCGCGTTGGCCTAGGCCTGTTGGGTACCGCAGTCCGGGAGGGCCCGCTCGCCCTCGATGACGTCGACTCGACAACCGAAAGGACACGATGA
- a CDS encoding mycofactocin-coupled SDR family oxidoreductase codes for MTGRLTGKVAFITGAARGQGRAHAVRMAEEGADIIAVDLAGPLPDSVRYPSATPDDLQETVQEVKAAGGRIMATAADIRDLDALRTAVDEGVEAYGRLDVIVANAGICIPAPWNEITPESFRDIIDVNVTGTWNTVMAGAQRIIDGGRGGSIILISSYAGVKVQPYMVHYTASKHAVTGMARAFAAELGKHDIRVNSVHPGPVNTPMGGGDMIAALFSAIETNPTLNNMGTPFLPQWACEPEDVAAAVCWLASDESRFVTATRLSVDQGMAQF; via the coding sequence ATGACAGGTCGACTGACGGGGAAGGTCGCGTTCATCACCGGCGCCGCGCGAGGGCAGGGCCGCGCGCACGCAGTGCGGATGGCCGAGGAGGGTGCCGACATCATCGCCGTCGACCTGGCCGGACCGCTGCCCGACTCGGTGCGCTACCCGTCCGCCACCCCAGATGACCTCCAGGAGACCGTGCAGGAGGTGAAGGCCGCAGGTGGCCGAATCATGGCCACCGCGGCGGATATTCGTGATCTGGACGCGCTGCGGACCGCCGTCGACGAGGGCGTCGAGGCCTACGGGCGACTCGACGTCATCGTGGCCAACGCCGGCATCTGCATCCCTGCGCCGTGGAACGAGATCACACCCGAGTCGTTCCGCGACATCATCGACGTCAACGTGACGGGTACCTGGAACACGGTGATGGCCGGGGCGCAGCGGATCATCGACGGGGGCCGTGGTGGATCCATCATCCTGATCAGCTCCTACGCCGGTGTGAAGGTGCAGCCGTACATGGTGCACTACACCGCGAGCAAGCATGCGGTGACCGGGATGGCAAGGGCCTTCGCCGCGGAGCTGGGCAAGCACGACATCAGGGTCAACAGCGTGCACCCTGGGCCAGTCAACACCCCGATGGGCGGCGGGGACATGATCGCGGCGTTGTTCTCCGCCATCGAGACGAATCCCACGCTCAACAACATGGGTACGCCGTTCCTGCCGCAGTGGGCCTGCGAGCCGGAAGACGTTGCGGCGGCGGTGTGTTGGCTGGCGTCGGACGAGTCGCGCTTCGTGACGGCCACCCGGCTGTCCGTCGACCAGGGCATGGCGCAGTTCTAG
- a CDS encoding phosphotransferase family protein: MAYTSARGDVGDRVVEVLHTWLPPRLAPAGMTTFDISEFTSPQAGFSGRTAFFTASWTDRTGTHHAEDLVLRAQPDDHQLFTAPDAPRQAEVMQRLGAQGIPVPHVVGIERDASILGTPFYLMRRVWGRTPSDVPSWHKRGWTVELSPAERGLLCDNGLRALAAVHRIDDPDTLRFLRGEADPDRTPLQRYLDKLRGWHDWCRADLTVGANTLTQALRVILEAAPDTDAETVVWGDARVGNMCFGDDLSVVALFDWETAGTGPPDIDLGWWLMFERFLCESLGFTRPPGVPDDDETVRRYLRFGGSLTGDIVYYQLLAAFVLSLINNRLARLLVRDGLDAETATSYPRASVALVERYLDQI, encoded by the coding sequence ATGGCGTACACATCGGCGCGCGGCGACGTCGGCGACCGGGTGGTCGAGGTGCTGCACACGTGGCTGCCTCCCCGGTTGGCGCCGGCCGGCATGACCACCTTCGATATCTCCGAATTCACCTCGCCTCAGGCCGGCTTTTCGGGCAGGACGGCCTTCTTCACCGCGTCCTGGACCGACCGAACCGGCACACATCACGCGGAGGACCTGGTACTGCGCGCACAGCCCGACGATCACCAGTTGTTCACCGCGCCCGACGCTCCGCGGCAGGCCGAGGTCATGCAGCGGCTTGGCGCACAAGGCATTCCGGTGCCACACGTCGTCGGCATCGAACGCGACGCGTCGATCCTGGGGACGCCGTTCTATCTGATGCGACGGGTGTGGGGGCGGACGCCCTCGGACGTTCCGAGTTGGCACAAGCGGGGCTGGACCGTCGAACTCTCCCCGGCGGAACGGGGGTTGCTGTGCGACAACGGCTTACGCGCATTGGCTGCCGTGCACCGCATCGACGACCCCGACACGCTGCGGTTCCTCCGCGGCGAGGCCGACCCCGATCGGACACCCCTTCAGCGCTATCTGGACAAGCTGCGAGGCTGGCACGACTGGTGCCGTGCCGACCTGACGGTGGGCGCGAACACGCTCACGCAGGCCCTGCGGGTGATCCTCGAGGCGGCCCCTGATACCGATGCCGAGACGGTCGTCTGGGGGGATGCACGGGTCGGGAACATGTGCTTCGGCGACGACCTGTCGGTGGTGGCGCTGTTCGACTGGGAGACCGCCGGGACGGGGCCGCCCGACATCGACCTCGGCTGGTGGCTCATGTTCGAGCGTTTCCTATGTGAATCGCTCGGATTCACCCGCCCACCGGGCGTTCCCGACGATGACGAGACGGTGCGCCGCTACCTGCGGTTCGGCGGCTCACTCACCGGCGACATCGTCTACTACCAGCTGCTGGCCGCGTTCGTCCTGTCGCTTATCAACAATCGGCTCGCCCGGCTGCTGGTCCGCGACGGGTTGGATGCCGAGACGGCCACCAGCTATCCGCGGGCTTCAGTCGCGCTGGTGGAGCGGTACCTCGACCAGATCTGA